A genomic region of Hypomesus transpacificus isolate Combined female chromosome 19, fHypTra1, whole genome shotgun sequence contains the following coding sequences:
- the zgc:123258 gene encoding signal peptide peptidase-like 2A isoform X2, whose protein sequence is MANTVVVTLFSIIFLALEIHCQEAVLHVSDGSTDKEYCLVYNSTWSNLSVDLSTAMQYPLVNLTSSLLCNGAGLNPVEMKGKVLVVMRGECVFTQKALIAQDLGAAGLLIASTENMYPPGSNDSEYERVHIPVALMRYRDFLDAHKVFGDRMQVKMYAPQAAILDVSIIVMLAIAVFTVAMGGYWSGASERERVSRGPSLGGGDEDKADSGDLSLYSPVKVVIFVALMCVMLVLMYFFYKWLVYLIIAIFCLASATALFSCLDAVMDRIGCGTLSFSVKGQSLSLRSVVLAAVCITVAVVWGVYRNEDRWIWILQDLLGIVFCLNFMKTITLSNFKICVILLGLLLVYDVFFVFITPFFTPNGESIMVQVALGPDAAGEKSNIVEVPADPNTSSEKLPVVMRVPRISSWAQNMCGMQFSILGYGDIIVPGLLVAYCSRFDVWTNSPKKIYFVSCCVAYLCGMVVTFAVMLTTKMGQPALLYLVPFTLASSALLAWRRGEFRHFWSGTTYEREQLTIPQENGNVDCS, encoded by the exons ATGGCCAACACTGTTGTGGTCACTCTTTTTTCCATCATTTTCTTGGCTCTGGAG ATACACTGCCAGGAGGCAGTTTTGCACGTTTCAGATGGATCTACAGATAAAGAATACTGCCTTGTTTACAATTCCACCTGGAGTAATTTGTCAGTGGATCTCAGCACTGCT ATGCAGTACCCCCTGGTGAATCTGACATCCAGCCTGCTGTGCAATGGCGCAGGGCTCAATCCAGTAGAGATGAAGGGCAAGGTGCTGGTGGTGATGAGAGGGGAGTGTGTCTTCACCCAGAAAGCTCTGATTGCCCAGGATTTAGGAGCTGCTGGTCTGCTCATTGCCAGCACTGAAAATATG TATCCCCCAGGTTCCAATGATTCTGAGTATGAGAGGGTCCATATTCCTGTGGCGCTCATGAGATACAGGGACTTCCTGGACGCACACAAG GTGTTTGGTGATAGGATGCAGGTGAAGATGTATGCCCCACAGGCTGCCATATTGGATGTCAGTATCATAGTGATGCTGGCAATTGCTGTTTTCACAGTCGCCATGGGAGGTTATTGGAGTGGAGCTTCTGAGAG AGAACGAGTGAGTCGAGGTCCTTCCCTCGGTGGCGGAGATGAGGACAAGGCTGACAGTGGAGACCTGAGTCTGTACTCTCCTGTCAAAGTGGTCATTTTCGTGgcactgatgtgtgtgatgCTCGTCCTCATGTACTTCTTCTACAAGTGGCTTG TGTACCTCATCATCGCCATATTCTGCCTGGCCTCTGCCACCGCCCTGTTCAGCTGTCTTGATGCCGTGATGGACAGAATAGGATGTGGCACTCTGAG TTTCTCAGTCAAGGGTCaaagtctgtctctgaggtctgtggtCCTGGCAGCCGTGTGCATCACTGTAGCTGTGGTCTGGGGCGTGTACAGGAATGAGGACAG ATGGATTTGGATCCTGCAAGATCTCCTGGGCATCGTATTCTGTTTGAACTTCATGAAGACCATTACTTTGTCAAACTTCAAG ATCTGTGTGATTCTGCTGGGCCTCCTACTGGTCTATGATGTGTTCTTTGTCTTCATCACACCTTTCTTCACTCCG AATGGAGAGAGCATCATGGTGCAAGTAGCCCTTGGCCCAGACGCAGCTGGGGAGAAG AGTAACATTGTCGAGGTCCCTGCTGATCCCAACACTTCCTCTGAGAAA CTTCCAGTGGTCATGCGCGTGCCACGGATCTCGTCCTGGGCTCAGAACATGTGTGGGATGCAGTTCTCTATCCTGGGCTACGGAGACATCATTGTTCCAG GTCTACTGGTGGCCTATTGCAGCAGGTTTGATGTGTGGACCAATAGCCCTAAGAAGATCTACTTTGTCTCCTGCTGTGTCG CCTACCTGTGTGGCATGGTGGTGACATTTGCAGTGATGCTGACGACCAAGATGGGCCAGCCCGCTCTGCTGTACCTGGTGCCTTTCACCCTGGCGTCCTCTGCCCTACTGGCATGGCGGAGGGGAGAGTTCCGACATTTCTGGTCTGGGACCACTTACGAG AGGGAGCAACTGACTATTCCACAGGAGAACGGAAATGTTGACTGCAGCTGa
- the zgc:123258 gene encoding signal peptide peptidase-like 2A isoform X4, protein MANTVVVTLFSIIFLALEIHCQEAVLHVSDGSTDKEYCLVYNSTWSNLSVDLSTAMQYPLVNLTSSLLCNGAGLNPVEMKGKVLVVMRGECVFTQKALIAQDLGAAGLLIASTENMYPPGSNDSEYERVHIPVALMRYRDFLDAHKVFGDRMQVKMYAPQAAILDVSIIVMLAIAVFTVAMGGYWSGASERERVSRGPSLGGGDEDKADSGDLSLYSPVKVVIFVALMCVMLVLMYFFYKWLVYLIIAIFCLASATALFSCLDAVMDRIGCGTLSFSVKGQSLSLRSVVLAAVCITVAVVWGVYRNEDRWIWILQDLLGIVFCLNFMKTITLSNFKICVILLGLLLVYDVFFVFITPFFTPNGESIMVQVALGPDAAGEKLPVVMRVPRISSWAQNMCGMQFSILGYGDIIVPGLLVAYCSRFDVWTNSPKKIYFVSCCVAYLCGMVVTFAVMLTTKMGQPALLYLVPFTLASSALLAWRRGEFRHFWSGTTYEREQLTIPQENGNVDCS, encoded by the exons ATGGCCAACACTGTTGTGGTCACTCTTTTTTCCATCATTTTCTTGGCTCTGGAG ATACACTGCCAGGAGGCAGTTTTGCACGTTTCAGATGGATCTACAGATAAAGAATACTGCCTTGTTTACAATTCCACCTGGAGTAATTTGTCAGTGGATCTCAGCACTGCT ATGCAGTACCCCCTGGTGAATCTGACATCCAGCCTGCTGTGCAATGGCGCAGGGCTCAATCCAGTAGAGATGAAGGGCAAGGTGCTGGTGGTGATGAGAGGGGAGTGTGTCTTCACCCAGAAAGCTCTGATTGCCCAGGATTTAGGAGCTGCTGGTCTGCTCATTGCCAGCACTGAAAATATG TATCCCCCAGGTTCCAATGATTCTGAGTATGAGAGGGTCCATATTCCTGTGGCGCTCATGAGATACAGGGACTTCCTGGACGCACACAAG GTGTTTGGTGATAGGATGCAGGTGAAGATGTATGCCCCACAGGCTGCCATATTGGATGTCAGTATCATAGTGATGCTGGCAATTGCTGTTTTCACAGTCGCCATGGGAGGTTATTGGAGTGGAGCTTCTGAGAG AGAACGAGTGAGTCGAGGTCCTTCCCTCGGTGGCGGAGATGAGGACAAGGCTGACAGTGGAGACCTGAGTCTGTACTCTCCTGTCAAAGTGGTCATTTTCGTGgcactgatgtgtgtgatgCTCGTCCTCATGTACTTCTTCTACAAGTGGCTTG TGTACCTCATCATCGCCATATTCTGCCTGGCCTCTGCCACCGCCCTGTTCAGCTGTCTTGATGCCGTGATGGACAGAATAGGATGTGGCACTCTGAG TTTCTCAGTCAAGGGTCaaagtctgtctctgaggtctgtggtCCTGGCAGCCGTGTGCATCACTGTAGCTGTGGTCTGGGGCGTGTACAGGAATGAGGACAG ATGGATTTGGATCCTGCAAGATCTCCTGGGCATCGTATTCTGTTTGAACTTCATGAAGACCATTACTTTGTCAAACTTCAAG ATCTGTGTGATTCTGCTGGGCCTCCTACTGGTCTATGATGTGTTCTTTGTCTTCATCACACCTTTCTTCACTCCG AATGGAGAGAGCATCATGGTGCAAGTAGCCCTTGGCCCAGACGCAGCTGGGGAGAAG CTTCCAGTGGTCATGCGCGTGCCACGGATCTCGTCCTGGGCTCAGAACATGTGTGGGATGCAGTTCTCTATCCTGGGCTACGGAGACATCATTGTTCCAG GTCTACTGGTGGCCTATTGCAGCAGGTTTGATGTGTGGACCAATAGCCCTAAGAAGATCTACTTTGTCTCCTGCTGTGTCG CCTACCTGTGTGGCATGGTGGTGACATTTGCAGTGATGCTGACGACCAAGATGGGCCAGCCCGCTCTGCTGTACCTGGTGCCTTTCACCCTGGCGTCCTCTGCCCTACTGGCATGGCGGAGGGGAGAGTTCCGACATTTCTGGTCTGGGACCACTTACGAG AGGGAGCAACTGACTATTCCACAGGAGAACGGAAATGTTGACTGCAGCTGa
- the zgc:123258 gene encoding signal peptide peptidase-like 2A isoform X1, which yields MANTVVVTLFSIIFLALEIHCQEAVLHVSDGSTDKEYCLVYNSTWSNLSVDLSTAMQYPLVNLTSSLLCNGAGLNPVEMKGKVLVVMRGECVFTQKALIAQDLGAAGLLIASTENMYPPGSNDSEYERVHIPVALMRYRDFLDAHKVFGDRMQVKMYAPQAAILDVSIIVMLAIAVFTVAMGGYWSGASERERVSRGPSLGGGDEDKADSGDLSLYSPVKVVIFVALMCVMLVLMYFFYKWLVYLIIAIFCLASATALFSCLDAVMDRIGCGTLSFSVKGQSLSLRSVVLAAVCITVAVVWGVYRNEDRWIWILQDLLGIVFCLNFMKTITLSNFKICVILLGLLLVYDVFFVFITPFFTPNGESIMVQVALGPDAAGEKSNIVEVPADPNTSSEKLPVVMRVPRISSWAQNMCGMQFSILGYGDIIVPGLLVAYCSRFDVWTNSPKKIYFVSCCVAYLCGMVVTFAVMLTTKMGQPALLYLVPFTLASSALLAWRRGEFRHFWSGTTYEVLDSSREPLLTEGATDYSTGERKC from the exons ATGGCCAACACTGTTGTGGTCACTCTTTTTTCCATCATTTTCTTGGCTCTGGAG ATACACTGCCAGGAGGCAGTTTTGCACGTTTCAGATGGATCTACAGATAAAGAATACTGCCTTGTTTACAATTCCACCTGGAGTAATTTGTCAGTGGATCTCAGCACTGCT ATGCAGTACCCCCTGGTGAATCTGACATCCAGCCTGCTGTGCAATGGCGCAGGGCTCAATCCAGTAGAGATGAAGGGCAAGGTGCTGGTGGTGATGAGAGGGGAGTGTGTCTTCACCCAGAAAGCTCTGATTGCCCAGGATTTAGGAGCTGCTGGTCTGCTCATTGCCAGCACTGAAAATATG TATCCCCCAGGTTCCAATGATTCTGAGTATGAGAGGGTCCATATTCCTGTGGCGCTCATGAGATACAGGGACTTCCTGGACGCACACAAG GTGTTTGGTGATAGGATGCAGGTGAAGATGTATGCCCCACAGGCTGCCATATTGGATGTCAGTATCATAGTGATGCTGGCAATTGCTGTTTTCACAGTCGCCATGGGAGGTTATTGGAGTGGAGCTTCTGAGAG AGAACGAGTGAGTCGAGGTCCTTCCCTCGGTGGCGGAGATGAGGACAAGGCTGACAGTGGAGACCTGAGTCTGTACTCTCCTGTCAAAGTGGTCATTTTCGTGgcactgatgtgtgtgatgCTCGTCCTCATGTACTTCTTCTACAAGTGGCTTG TGTACCTCATCATCGCCATATTCTGCCTGGCCTCTGCCACCGCCCTGTTCAGCTGTCTTGATGCCGTGATGGACAGAATAGGATGTGGCACTCTGAG TTTCTCAGTCAAGGGTCaaagtctgtctctgaggtctgtggtCCTGGCAGCCGTGTGCATCACTGTAGCTGTGGTCTGGGGCGTGTACAGGAATGAGGACAG ATGGATTTGGATCCTGCAAGATCTCCTGGGCATCGTATTCTGTTTGAACTTCATGAAGACCATTACTTTGTCAAACTTCAAG ATCTGTGTGATTCTGCTGGGCCTCCTACTGGTCTATGATGTGTTCTTTGTCTTCATCACACCTTTCTTCACTCCG AATGGAGAGAGCATCATGGTGCAAGTAGCCCTTGGCCCAGACGCAGCTGGGGAGAAG AGTAACATTGTCGAGGTCCCTGCTGATCCCAACACTTCCTCTGAGAAA CTTCCAGTGGTCATGCGCGTGCCACGGATCTCGTCCTGGGCTCAGAACATGTGTGGGATGCAGTTCTCTATCCTGGGCTACGGAGACATCATTGTTCCAG GTCTACTGGTGGCCTATTGCAGCAGGTTTGATGTGTGGACCAATAGCCCTAAGAAGATCTACTTTGTCTCCTGCTGTGTCG CCTACCTGTGTGGCATGGTGGTGACATTTGCAGTGATGCTGACGACCAAGATGGGCCAGCCCGCTCTGCTGTACCTGGTGCCTTTCACCCTGGCGTCCTCTGCCCTACTGGCATGGCGGAGGGGAGAGTTCCGACATTTCTGGTCTGGGACCACTTACGAG GTGTTGGACTCTTCCAGGGAGCCTTTACTGACAG AGGGAGCAACTGACTATTCCACAGGAGAACGGAAATGTTGA
- the zgc:123258 gene encoding signal peptide peptidase-like 2A isoform X3, with protein sequence MANTVVVTLFSIIFLALEIHCQEAVLHVSDGSTDKEYCLVYNSTWSNLSVDLSTAMQYPLVNLTSSLLCNGAGLNPVEMKGKVLVVMRGECVFTQKALIAQDLGAAGLLIASTENMYPPGSNDSEYERVHIPVALMRYRDFLDAHKVFGDRMQVKMYAPQAAILDVSIIVMLAIAVFTVAMGGYWSGASERERVSRGPSLGGGDEDKADSGDLSLYSPVKVVIFVALMCVMLVLMYFFYKWLVYLIIAIFCLASATALFSCLDAVMDRIGCGTLSFSVKGQSLSLRSVVLAAVCITVAVVWGVYRNEDRWIWILQDLLGIVFCLNFMKTITLSNFKICVILLGLLLVYDVFFVFITPFFTPNGESIMVQVALGPDAAGEKLPVVMRVPRISSWAQNMCGMQFSILGYGDIIVPGLLVAYCSRFDVWTNSPKKIYFVSCCVAYLCGMVVTFAVMLTTKMGQPALLYLVPFTLASSALLAWRRGEFRHFWSGTTYEVLDSSREPLLTEGATDYSTGERKC encoded by the exons ATGGCCAACACTGTTGTGGTCACTCTTTTTTCCATCATTTTCTTGGCTCTGGAG ATACACTGCCAGGAGGCAGTTTTGCACGTTTCAGATGGATCTACAGATAAAGAATACTGCCTTGTTTACAATTCCACCTGGAGTAATTTGTCAGTGGATCTCAGCACTGCT ATGCAGTACCCCCTGGTGAATCTGACATCCAGCCTGCTGTGCAATGGCGCAGGGCTCAATCCAGTAGAGATGAAGGGCAAGGTGCTGGTGGTGATGAGAGGGGAGTGTGTCTTCACCCAGAAAGCTCTGATTGCCCAGGATTTAGGAGCTGCTGGTCTGCTCATTGCCAGCACTGAAAATATG TATCCCCCAGGTTCCAATGATTCTGAGTATGAGAGGGTCCATATTCCTGTGGCGCTCATGAGATACAGGGACTTCCTGGACGCACACAAG GTGTTTGGTGATAGGATGCAGGTGAAGATGTATGCCCCACAGGCTGCCATATTGGATGTCAGTATCATAGTGATGCTGGCAATTGCTGTTTTCACAGTCGCCATGGGAGGTTATTGGAGTGGAGCTTCTGAGAG AGAACGAGTGAGTCGAGGTCCTTCCCTCGGTGGCGGAGATGAGGACAAGGCTGACAGTGGAGACCTGAGTCTGTACTCTCCTGTCAAAGTGGTCATTTTCGTGgcactgatgtgtgtgatgCTCGTCCTCATGTACTTCTTCTACAAGTGGCTTG TGTACCTCATCATCGCCATATTCTGCCTGGCCTCTGCCACCGCCCTGTTCAGCTGTCTTGATGCCGTGATGGACAGAATAGGATGTGGCACTCTGAG TTTCTCAGTCAAGGGTCaaagtctgtctctgaggtctgtggtCCTGGCAGCCGTGTGCATCACTGTAGCTGTGGTCTGGGGCGTGTACAGGAATGAGGACAG ATGGATTTGGATCCTGCAAGATCTCCTGGGCATCGTATTCTGTTTGAACTTCATGAAGACCATTACTTTGTCAAACTTCAAG ATCTGTGTGATTCTGCTGGGCCTCCTACTGGTCTATGATGTGTTCTTTGTCTTCATCACACCTTTCTTCACTCCG AATGGAGAGAGCATCATGGTGCAAGTAGCCCTTGGCCCAGACGCAGCTGGGGAGAAG CTTCCAGTGGTCATGCGCGTGCCACGGATCTCGTCCTGGGCTCAGAACATGTGTGGGATGCAGTTCTCTATCCTGGGCTACGGAGACATCATTGTTCCAG GTCTACTGGTGGCCTATTGCAGCAGGTTTGATGTGTGGACCAATAGCCCTAAGAAGATCTACTTTGTCTCCTGCTGTGTCG CCTACCTGTGTGGCATGGTGGTGACATTTGCAGTGATGCTGACGACCAAGATGGGCCAGCCCGCTCTGCTGTACCTGGTGCCTTTCACCCTGGCGTCCTCTGCCCTACTGGCATGGCGGAGGGGAGAGTTCCGACATTTCTGGTCTGGGACCACTTACGAG GTGTTGGACTCTTCCAGGGAGCCTTTACTGACAG AGGGAGCAACTGACTATTCCACAGGAGAACGGAAATGTTGA